A stretch of DNA from Trichoplusia ni isolate ovarian cell line Hi5 chromosome 9, tn1, whole genome shotgun sequence:
TCTCAGCAGTCATTAGACTGGATACatggaataattaatttatttaaaaggattGCAAAGGCTAGTAATATAGTCAtataagttattgttattaagGATGGCACGTTAGctgatgttgtttttttgtctggCAGCAGGACTTGGAATAAATTGCACCCACTGAGCGTGAGCGTGTGCCTAACGCATTTGTAGGATCTGAATtactgtgacttgaatgtttgtcaaacacCCGCGATAAAAGGATTAACTTCCATAATGAGAAAATACACATAATGAGAtcttttaagaaaaacattaattgtGTAGTACCATTATGGCCATATCGTAAAACGACTAAACTTCTCATTAGTGTTTTTGCTTAACCAGACATTAGCCAACACATAATATTTACTCAGGAGACCTAAGTTCAAAACGACTCAGCACCTTTTCCTTTTTCTAAAAGGGAAAACCACATCAAAGTCCGTCAATTCGTTTTCTAGACCGATCAATACGTAATGACAAGCCCCTGCCAAAGAAATAATCGATGGCCCTAACTCGTATTGATACGAACTATTTTCGTATGTTATAATTGCTCGTGCCAGCATCTTGTTATCTCACTAATGACGCAATTAGTTAAATAGATTCATTATCATTACCGAATACATGCACAATATGAAATAGAAATATGACTGCCGAAATGAATTACTGAGcaagtttaattttcatattttaactgCAACACGCTAATGACCTCAGTGTATTCAAAATGTGTACAATCGTTACCAACGCTATATCTCCATAGTACTGCAATTGTGCGATGTATTCCTGGAATGTTGGAACATGCCGATATCACACGTAGCGTTTTGGTATAATGCGGTATTCCGCATCGATGCATCGATTTACTTTAACGACTGCACACAATAGTCTACGGTTGTTGGAATTCCGACCACGCCTAGCAGGAACATCAAGAACAAAACATCCGTATTGTTTAACATGTATGTTctaaaacttctaaaaatatatgattatcACCATATTGTAAAGATCGTGTAGCCTGTCATTATGATGGATGAGGTCGTATGTTTGTTGATAAGCCCCTGCCTGTGCTTGTGTTGCTGGATCATTTTCACACGTGTAACATTGAGATGTCGTCGTCATCTCGCTACTAAACGGCGGAAATCCGATGCTCGAGTGCTTATCTATCATCTGATACTTCGATAACATAGAGATATTgctttctttaaatattttataaacagtcTCCTCGGTAAAAGGAGCTAATACGTTTTTATTGCGCAGAACTCTGAATTCAGTGTGGTAAATAAAGACGTTAGATAGCACTTAATGAGTATTCGTGGAAGTTTAAGAGAGCTTCGATAACGCGATGGTATTACTCTATAGGTATTGTAGGTCCACTTAAGTCACGCTATTGAGAATAGGCTTTTTATAGGCGatcgtaaattttatttgaacaacaGAACAAGTTCTCGTAAATTGTGAATCTGCTTTGATAATTGGGAAAGTTGACATAAAAGCCTGATTATACGAATGCCTGCTATTCTTTAACTTATAGGTACGCTCTATTAGAAACCCATTAACCCATTATACCCACCATGTGACTTATAGTACGTTTATCTTTTCAGAGCGTGAAAAACCATCATCAGTGTGTTTAGAGAAGCAGCGTGAGACGCTCGTAAAGAGCGTCGAGTTCGCTACGGAGAGGGGCCGGGATGAAGGCCTATATGAGCGGGGGGCGGAGGCCGAGCCGGCCGCGCCCGGAGTGGGTCGCTGGGGCGCCGAATGGCCAAGTTGACTCAGCTCGGGGGCGGCGCCCGAGCCCGACGCCGGGGCGCCGGCGCGCGGGCCGGGCTGCGACGTGAGCCGACCGGGCCGCGACCCGGCCCGACCGCCGCTGCCGCGCGCGCGCTgggcgccgccgcgccgcccgctcGACCTGTCGCTGCCGCAGCACGAGGAGCTTGCCACGCGCGCGGAGGCCGCGCTGCGCCGCCTGCTCGCCACCGACAACTACGACTCCGTCAGCAACTTCATCTCGCTGTACGAGGCCTTCGAGCGCGGCGGCGCCCCGCTCTACGAGGTGTACGAGCGGTACGCGCCGCCCATCCGCGCGCGCAAGCACACCTGCGTGGGGCTGGGGCTGGAGCTCATGCGGCGCTGGCGGGACCTGGAGCCAGACTTCAGCGGCGTCAACCGCGCCACTGCGCTGCTGTCCTGTGAGGAGGCCGTCGTGGACGTGCGCGAGTACGTGACCAGCGGGGAGAGCCCGGCCGCCGTGGAGTCCGCGGAGAAGGAGCACGTCATGGCGGGCATCCAGATCCGCGTGGACGGGCGGCCCGGCGTCATGCTGGCCGACCCCGGCTACCACGTGCCGCGCGTCGTTACCGTCATGCAGGACCGGAACTATCCACACACCGGTCAGTACCTCGTCCATCTCTGCTATATCACTATAATACCAACATCGGGCTaggttggtctagtggttagtgaccctgactgctataccggaggtcgtgggttcgattcccgcccaggacaaatgatgtgtgatgagcatgatcatttgttctggtgtctgggtgtaatttatctataatatgtatgtatttagaaatatataagtaagtttatcagttgtctggttaccataacacaagctctgcttagcttgggatcagataaccgtgtgtgagttgtcccaggatttatttatttatttatttattatttatcgaataaTCGAATTGCTTCAATAGTAACACAATCACAACCGCGGTTCCCTTTCTCAACTTACCATCGTCCTCCAGGTTGGTTCGTGCAGTCGGACGAGCCACAATGCCGCAAAGAGTATGACTACACGTTCAGCGTGCTCAACCCGGGGTACATAGAGTGGCACGAGCGGGAGACCCGGGGCGAGGCCGTCAAGAACCAGACGTCGCTGGTGTACGCGGCGCGGCCCTACCTCGACGGCGTCAACGTCACCGAGAGGAGGAACCTCGTCTACAACTTTAGGTGATTCTCGACTCCTTTGCCAGTTTTGTTACATTAACTAGCACATCACACACGACGCAACACAATTACCTACTGCTCATTTGCTCATCGTCTTTTATGTtgatagatatttataaaattatcattttttctaatttgtttacCATTTTGATCATGTCactttttatttgatgattCCGGTGCACAATTTGCTATTGGCTCTAATCCAAACAGATGCAAAATCACTGAAGTTTGATTGATTTCTTGTTTATGAATTGAAAGATTGAGTCTGGAAATAACTTTCAATGGATGGTTTTAGAAAGATAAAAACAGGCATAGTGATTTGCCTCGCTATGATACGCAGATAGGTACGGCCCACCCGGCCCTCCTCTCAATTAACTTGGAATTATTTTAGCCTCGACACTTACCTCTGTTTTTATCCTAGAGGCAAAAGGATGAACCGTGACGATCTCCCATTACAACTACGATTTAATCTAATCTATAGATACAGTCTACCTTAACTCCTAAAATCAGTTGAAATTTACGCCACTTATATGGTATGCTTATAAACATTGTGCGATGTCAGCCTCACACGACCCTTTcagaaaatgtttgaaaactgTTTACCACTGTTTAGTCCCATGTTTCTTACTAAATCATTCTTATTATATTAGGCCTGGCCAGGCCTACTATACCATTGCAAGGTGACAGTATCTCAGGGTAAACTGCAGCGACCCCGTTTCGTCTTCCTGACCTTCAATTTGTCCCCATGAgatgaaaactttttgtttgtgttaaatttcatatttgtattcCAGGAGTCTCCTATCTCGTGACCAGAAGGGCCACCTGATAGCCGGCCTGTACTTCCCCGTGGGGTCCCGCGGCAAGGACGCGCAGTTCACACTCTTCCTAAACAACGGACCTGACAAGAGGAAGACTAAGTACAAGTTCAGCACTTTCGTTGATCCACAAAATGTAAGTGCCTGTTAAGACTAATTTTCAGTTCCAAATTTAAGGGATAACGGTGCaaacaaataagttttcctGATTGCAAAATATAGGGGAACAttaagacaagtatttttttttataaaacttaggGAATTCAGGATAGTGTCTCGAAATTAGGTAGACCTACTACAAACTCTACTGTCAACTTTAGTCCGTGTACCTTGCTTTTTTTGATAATGATATCTGTATTTTTACTATCGTTTTCATAAGTTAGATGTGCATACAAATCCctcaaattctaaaaaaaaataacaagaaaattcAAACGATGTCTATAAGAATCGCAGTGAAGGTTACACAGCTACAGACACGAAATTATGCTTTCCGGTCACAGGCAATTCGACCTCACTGCGTTTGTAAACCAAACGTTACATTGTACAAACAATGAGAACTGACAGACTTTGTCACGTCAACACCcgcacttaattaaatattatgtgcaTTCAGCAAGCACCAAATATTTTCGATTAAAAAATGCGAGTTTTAACTATATTGTGGAATTTTCACGTACCTATTATTTGGAATACAAAGCTAGTTACAATTCATAGTTTAATacatttagggccgatttttcaatcctCAGTTAACTTtcatctgaggaataaatattatggccgtttgacatattttccatacaaaagctgtcaaaacgtctggcgattgaaaaatcggcccttaggtACTGacctaagggccgatttttaaCCCTAACATAACCCTCCTTTTTGCTTTGTTGTAGTCGGGTAAAGTCATATCGCAGTTAAGACATAAACTGCGATAAAACaccataatataaatatatatatttatgagaaacattttaaatgttgtatttattttaaacattgtatttttttttaataaaatatcagaaGTGCGGAACGTAGTAAGGAACTGTTATATTCGTAACTAGTCTTTACTACTCCATAGCTCCATAATCAATATCAAAACTTGTCATTTGCTTAAGTTCAAACCCATCGTTAGACGTATTTACGTTTTGAATATTGAATGACATAGGCAAACTTAATAAGCAATGTTTTGTAGATAATAAGAGGGTAGTCATAAGTTGCTCTGTCATTGTGGGAAAACAAAACGGAATCCATTCACTCTCAGAACCTATACTTAGCGAAATGATATAGGTGTGTTCTGTGTACTACTTAGGTAAGGTTTTACCCTGTAGATATACTAATACATAGACTGTTTATTGGTACCAAATTCTTacgattataatttttgtcCACAGATTCCTGAACCAATAACCGAAGAGATTGAGTTATGCAATGCAAAGATGAACTACAAGCAAGGAGAACTTCTCGAGATCATTTGCAAGTTAGCAGAGATTATGGCTAACCAGCCCTTCATAGACCAAATGCTTGAGATCAACGAAGACATCTGCCGCATGTGTCTCTGACATCAGGATGGCGTCCCGAAAATGGCGGACGCCCCTAATACCAATATGGCTGACACAACCTCAAAAGCTTAACTTtatatccatttatttgtaattctcattgatattattgttactgaaattatgtattatggggtaaaggttttttttttaattttcgtagtTTTAGTATATTACTTCTATACATtattacgtttaaattaatattttttattacccgACTACGTtaggagggtaatgtttttggAATTGGGTTATTGGATCATATTGCTTATCcttcataataaatttattatttcaatgtaatttgtttaatttctttaaaacacaATGCAGTAGTTCCTATACTTCCTACCACTGACACAATTGtcttttcaattaattataagaAACATATTTTCCTCTGGTTCTGCTgcaatatattaaattgtttagaaCAGGAACTTTACGTGTAATAAAACCGTCACATAAGAGAATTCACTACTTTATTAATTCATATAAGATAGATTGGTTCTTTACAACTAACATCAATATtacatcgaaaaatattttaagtctaaAATTGGACGCAAACTAATCgggacaaaataaaatgaaacaaaacaaaataaatgaaaataattatttttattttaaggaatgAGCGATTCTTAGCGTCCAGCACCGTCGAATTTGTGCAGAACTATATAATTTAGTCAAACAAGAAATGGGAGGTACAGAAAAATACAGCCATTTTCCAGTAAGACGTGTCAtctttgacagctgtcaaatcTGTCAACAATTCATGCGGGTTCGTATGCATTTTTGGTAGAAGTAACATTGTTTGATTGTGTCGCTTTATGTAGCTGCAATGGACAGACACAACATGTCTTAATGTACAATGGTACTTACTTATTCTAgagatatttcatattatttgtgAACTAAGTCTGCCTTCAGGAATCAAAGATATTGTGATTTACAGACACAAAATTTTGATCTCTCACAGCAAACATCTAAAGTCTACTTAAAccgttaaaaattataatatctataacGAAATTTTGaattctacaaataaaaaataccagtcgaccaaaaaatacttgtaataatttTGACTTATATGTACGATACTTACAAACactaatgaattataattaattatcttataCAAGATATTACATATCAGATTTAAAGATGGATACTAAAATTACAGTGTGCATAATCTGAGATACCAAAAAGTACTGTTTGACATAAAGGTCGAACATGATGTCAATTTACTTGTCACTTGGTTTTTGTTGATAGTATTCAGACAACATAGTGAATgcaaaaatttagttttttgttgacACTGTCATTGTTATGATTTCACACACTTATATAGACGACGATTATCTTAATTACAACCTAATACTATTGTATGGAAAGTGGCATTACTAGAAAAAATGTCGTAGTTCCATCATCAGTCAAAGTGATGAACGACATAGGTTTTAAAAGAGGATATAAATACATTGGGGCAGTATAAGTTAGTTGCTAAGTAGTAACGCCACTACTGGGTTATAGACactgaattatttaaatcagaCTATTTCTAAGATATAAGATGAAAATCAGGTGGGGAGAGTACATCGTATGGAATATTGTACAGAGCACACAA
This window harbors:
- the LOC113497436 gene encoding uncharacterized protein LOC113497436, with the protein product MSNAHELKISRSSGAAPEPDAGAPARGPGCDVSRPGRDPARPPLPRARWAPPRRPLDLSLPQHEELATRAEAALRRLLATDNYDSVSNFISLYEAFERGGAPLYEVYERYAPPIRARKHTCVGLGLELMRRWRDLEPDFSGVNRATALLSCEEAVVDVREYVTSGESPAAVESAEKEHVMAGIQIRVDGRPGVMLADPGYHVPRVVTVMQDRNYPHTGWFVQSDEPQCRKEYDYTFSVLNPGYIEWHERETRGEAVKNQTSLVYAARPYLDGVNVTERRNLVYNFRSLLSRDQKGHLIAGLYFPVGSRGKDAQFTLFLNNGPDKRKTKYKFSTFVDPQNIPEPITEEIELCNAKMNYKQGELLEIICKLAEIMANQPFIDQMLEINEDICRMCL